In the genome of Syntrophorhabdaceae bacterium, the window TTTCGATTTCCATAAAAACCCCTTTGTTATCGACTTTCCCGATAACCGGCTCGTGAGGCCTTTCTCTTTTCTTTCCCCGGGCTAAAGGAGAGCGAGGATTTCACGGCAACCTTTCCTTGATAGTCATGATCATGGCGAGCTCATCGCACTCGGGAAATTTGGGACACCTGATGCAATCGGACCAGATCTTCTGGGGGAGCTCTTTCTTATCGGCGCTATGAAAGCCGCACCTCTTAAAGAATTCTTCCTGATAGGTGAGAAGGAAGATCCTCTTTATAGAGAATGATTTTGCCTCTTCGATGCAGGCTTCCACGAGCTTCCTCCCGATGCCTTTCATTCGTGCGCCTTCGACCACGCACAGCGACCTGATCTCCGCCAGGTCCTCCCAGCAGATATGGAGGGCGGAGGTCCCGAGGAGGGTCCCGTCCTCAATATATACAATATAATCCCTCATGTTGTCGTAGAGCTCACCGAGCGACCTGGGCAGCATCTCTCCGGTCGTTGCGGACCGGTTTATAAGGGCATGGATCTTTTTTATATCTTTAAGCGACGCCTTTCTCAGCATTGCACAACATCTCCTCCGCCCTTTGAAGGGCTTTCTCCGTCACGCTGGCCCCGCCCATCATGCGTGCAATCTCCGGGACCCTCTCTTCCTTCGAGAGCCTTCGGATACCCGTTTTGGTGCCGTTCCCCTGATGGCTTTTCTCCACCAGGTAATGGTGCTCGCCATAGGCGGCGATCTGGGGAAGGTGGGTGATGCATATGACCTGATGCTCTTTCGCGAGGCTCCGGAGCCGTTTCCCGACCATATCGGCCACCCGGCCTCCGATTCCCGCATCCACCTCATCGAAAATCAGCACCTTCTCCTTTTCCCCGCCGATCACCCTCTTCATGGCGAGCATGATCCGCGAAAGCTCTCCCCCTGAAGCGACTCTTCGTAAGGGTTTCAAGGGTTCGCCGGGGTTGGTGCTGATCAGTAGTTCTATCTCATCCGAACCTTCCTCGTCAATATTGCCTTTATCGGATAGGGCGATGCGGAAAAGGGCATCTTTAATGGAAAGGAGGCCCAGCTCGCGGACAATCGCCTCCTCGATGGGCGGCACTCCCCTGGCCCGCCTGTCCGAGATGGTACGGGCAAGGTCCGTCACTTCCTTTTCCAGCCGTTCCTTCTCCTTGCTAAGGTCGGCGATATTTTCCGACAAGGTGGAGAGGTAGGCGAGCCTTCGACGCGCCGAATCCTCGAAACTCATTATCTCGTCATAAGTCTTTCCGTATTTGTTTTTTAACTGGAATATCTGGGAAATCCGTGCTTCCAGGGTTTCGAGCTCCCTGGGGTCGAAGGCCGCGGTTTTCTCCAGTCTCTTCACGTCAGACATGATGTCCTCCACCTCGAAGGAGAGGGACTCCATGCGGTCCTTCAGCTTATTCACGTCCTCAATCGCGGAAAAAGGCTTGAGAAGCCCCATAAGAGTCTTCAATGTCACCTGTATCGATTGGTCGCTTTCGTAAAAATTATCGGAAATCGTTTCGAGGGCGCTCGTTATTTTTTCCCCATCCTTGAGGAGTTTGAGGCGCTCCCGGATCTCCTCCTCCTCGCCTTCTCGTATCCCCGCTTTTTCAATCTCATCGATCTGGAATTCAAGAAGGTATATCTCCTTCTCCCGCCCCGACCTTTCTCCTTTCTTCACCTCGAGCTCGGCCTTGAGGCGCTTCAGGAGAGTCACTTTTTCCGAAAGCCTTTCCCGCTCGGACGTGAGGCCGAGCATGGTGTCGATAATGGCGATATAGCTCTCCTTATCGAGGAGGTGCTGAAATTCATTCTGGCCGTAGATATTGACGAGCCGTCCGGCCATCTCCTCGAGCCTGCCCAGGGTGACGGGCTCGTCGTTGAGAAAACCCCTGGACCTGCCGGCCCGGCTGATGATCCTCTTGACGATATATTCTTCCCTGCCTGCGAAAAAATGGGCCGAGACTTCGGCCTGGGCGGTGTTGCTCCTTACCATATCGGAGGGGTTTTTGGGATTGGTGAGGGTAGAGAGGGCGTTTATGATGATCGATTTTCCCGCCCCGGTCTCGCCGGTGATTACATTAAGCCCTTCTCCGAATTCTATGCCCAGCTCATCGATGATCGCAAAGTCCTTTACCCGGAGGTAAGTGAGCATTCTCTACCTTTCCCCCCACTTGAGCTTCGTTCTCAGGATCTCGAAATAACCCTTTGAAGAGGATTTTATGAGCTTTACCGAATGGCGCGATTCCTTGATGATCACATCATCCCCATATTCGAGGGGGAATCCGATCTGGCCGTCGAGAGTGAGCACTACCCGCTCGTCCTTCGATTTCAGCGCGGCCTTGATCACCACATCCTTAGGCAAAATAATGGGCCGGTTCGTGAGCATATGGGGCGATATGGGGGTGATAATGATATTCTCCAGAGACGGGTAGAGTATGGGTCCTCCCGCTGCCAGGGAATAACCCGTCGAGCCGGTGGCCGTGGAGAGGATGAGGCCGTCCGCCTTATAGGTGGTGAGGTACTCGCCGTCCACATAGGTCTCTATATCGATAATTCGGGCAATGGCATCCTTGGTGATGACCGCGTCATTGAGCACGGACAGCTCGAAAACCTCGTTGCCCCCCCGCCTGACGCTCACGTCGAGCATGATCCTTCTCGACATTTTATATTCGCCTTTCGCGACACGCGCGATCATGAAGGGCAGCTCGTCGGAGCGTATCTCCGTGAGATACCCGAGGCTTCCGAGATTCACGCCGAGGATGGGGACGTTCTTTCCCTTGAGGCTGCGCGACACGGAGAGGAGGGTGCCGTCTCCCCCCAGGACCATTATATAGGATGCCCCTTCGCCGACATGCTCCCGCTCGATCTGTTTGTCATAACCGATGGCCCGGGCGGATTCTTCGTCAAGGACGATGTCGTTCTCCGTGCCAAAGGTCCCGATAATCTCGGAGGCCATTTTTATCGCATCTTCGTTACGCCGCTTGCAGACGATATGGATCGTGGTCTTCTTTTCCATCACCTTTTCTTCCGGACTGCCCCTCGATTTTATAACCCCCGGCGGGGCCTGTCGGGCCCCTCGATTCTCACTGGTAAACCATATAGAATCATTAACAGATCAGGGGGCATAAAGTCAAACCAATACGGGGGAAAGGGGTGAAGGTTATGAAAAGAAACCCTATTTTTCTTTCAGACGTCGCGACAGTTCCGTGAGCAGTTTAAAGGCATTTTCCACGGTCGTGCTCTTATCCGCGTTGAGGAGGTTGCAGGTGGCGGGGGCGAGGATCGATTGGCCTTCGATCGTTGCCCTGTCGAGGCCTTTTTCCTCCAGAAGGAGCCACATTTTTCGAAGCCTTTCTGCCAGGCTGTCCACGCTTTCCAGACATAGCTCTTCGTGCCAGGTGGGCACGATGCCCCAGCTTATGATGCCTCCTCTCTTCATGAAATCAATTACCCGGTCATAGGTCACGAACACGTCTCCGAAGGCATAGGCATTGAAAGAGAGGACCTCTATGTTGAGGGCAAGGAGAAAGTCCCAATCGGGCCGGCCGCAAAGGTGGAGTCCCCGCGGCCCTTCGATGGCGTCGAAGAATTCCGTCAGCTCCCGGCGCGCTTTGAGATTATCGTATCCACACATAGCGCTGAATATGAATTCGAGCCCGGGATCGTCGATCCAGACGAAGGCATGGGGGTTTTTCCCCGCCAACTCCCTGTACTGCACGTTCGCCTTGTTCCTGATAAAGGAAAAGGCGACGCCGCGCATCTCATCGTTATAGACGATGGGCATGCCCTTCTGGTCCGTGATTTTCAATGCGAGGCTTACGGGGCTTATAATCTGACCCCGAATGGAGCGATATGAGGACAGATCGGTCTCGAGAAATTTCCTGTAGACAAGGGAGTACGGGTCGGACAGGGCAAGGAACTCCGGGTCGTCCTCCTTTTCCAGATATTCCGGTATGGCGTCAATAAAAGCGTCCCCGTCCACATAAAGCCGGCCCGCGGCCTCATCCATCACAAGTCCCGGAAAGCCCTCCAGGGCCTGCACGTACATATCCTCGCGAAAGGACACCCGGGGAAGCTGGGGCCAGAAAGGGATATCCATGGTGAAGGCGAGCCTGAGCGCCTCTTCCGGATCCTCATGGGGCATGATCCCCATGGCGGTAGTGGCCAGGTCGCCGGAGAAGCTGAGGTGGTGGAACATTTAAGATCAGTACCAGATGGGGGGAGGTAAAGTCAATGGCATCGGCTGTTCTTAGCGAGCGCCCTTGTGCACCTTTTCCAGCGCCTCGATCAGGTCTTCCAAGGGTGGTCTCTTGTTTATGTTGTGGATATCGATATAGCGGATGATGCCTTTCTTGTCTATTATGAATATGGCACGCTCGCTGGTGCCGTTGTCCCGGAGGACGCCGTATTTCAGCGCCACCTGACCATGAGGGTAGAAGTCGGAGAGTACCGGGAACCATAGTCTCCCCTCTTTGGACATCAGTTTTGTCCAGGCATAGAGGGTGGGGATGTTATCTACCGTAATGCCGATTAAAGTGGCCTCGTTCTTATCGAACACATCCTCCATGAGGTTGTATCCGGGCCACTGGGCGGAGCAGACGGGGGTCCAGGCCGCCGGGACGAAGGAGATGACCACGTTTTTCTTTCCCTTGTACTGGAGCAGAGAGATAGTGCCTCCGCCCACGGCGGGGAGGATGAATTCAGGGGCCTCCTGGCCCACCTTCAGGACAGGGGTGCTCTCTTTTGGTTTTTGCGTACCCAGATCATAGACGTAATCATTGAGGTCCATGCACTGGCTGCCCGCCGTGGCGACCAGGGGCAATACGAGAAAAGCCACGCCCAGGAAGAAGGCGATGAATCGGGTCTCTCTCATTTTTGCCCTCCTTTGAGATCGGATGCCTCGATAATATCCGCCAGGAAACGGGCCGGGCTGTCAAACGCCCCTGCTTCGAAATAGAAGATCTCCTCGGAGCCTTTGCCGTCGACCTTCACTCCGATAAAAGTGGGTGTGCCCTTC includes:
- a CDS encoding N-acetyltransferase; its protein translation is MLRKASLKDIKKIHALINRSATTGEMLPRSLGELYDNMRDYIVYIEDGTLLGTSALHICWEDLAEIRSLCVVEGARMKGIGRKLVEACIEEAKSFSIKRIFLLTYQEEFFKRCGFHSADKKELPQKIWSDCIRCPKFPECDELAMIMTIKERLP
- the recN gene encoding DNA repair protein RecN, producing the protein MLTYLRVKDFAIIDELGIEFGEGLNVITGETGAGKSIIINALSTLTNPKNPSDMVRSNTAQAEVSAHFFAGREEYIVKRIISRAGRSRGFLNDEPVTLGRLEEMAGRLVNIYGQNEFQHLLDKESYIAIIDTMLGLTSERERLSEKVTLLKRLKAELEVKKGERSGREKEIYLLEFQIDEIEKAGIREGEEEEIRERLKLLKDGEKITSALETISDNFYESDQSIQVTLKTLMGLLKPFSAIEDVNKLKDRMESLSFEVEDIMSDVKRLEKTAAFDPRELETLEARISQIFQLKNKYGKTYDEIMSFEDSARRRLAYLSTLSENIADLSKEKERLEKEVTDLARTISDRRARGVPPIEEAIVRELGLLSIKDALFRIALSDKGNIDEEGSDEIELLISTNPGEPLKPLRRVASGGELSRIMLAMKRVIGGEKEKVLIFDEVDAGIGGRVADMVGKRLRSLAKEHQVICITHLPQIAAYGEHHYLVEKSHQGNGTKTGIRRLSKEERVPEIARMMGGASVTEKALQRAEEMLCNAEKGVA
- a CDS encoding NAD(+)/NADH kinase, which translates into the protein MEKKTTIHIVCKRRNEDAIKMASEIIGTFGTENDIVLDEESARAIGYDKQIEREHVGEGASYIMVLGGDGTLLSVSRSLKGKNVPILGVNLGSLGYLTEIRSDELPFMIARVAKGEYKMSRRIMLDVSVRRGGNEVFELSVLNDAVITKDAIARIIDIETYVDGEYLTTYKADGLILSTATGSTGYSLAAGGPILYPSLENIIITPISPHMLTNRPIILPKDVVIKAALKSKDERVVLTLDGQIGFPLEYGDDVIIKESRHSVKLIKSSSKGYFEILRTKLKWGER
- a CDS encoding redoxin domain-containing protein, translated to MRETRFIAFFLGVAFLVLPLVATAGSQCMDLNDYVYDLGTQKPKESTPVLKVGQEAPEFILPAVGGGTISLLQYKGKKNVVISFVPAAWTPVCSAQWPGYNLMEDVFDKNEATLIGITVDNIPTLYAWTKLMSKEGRLWFPVLSDFYPHGQVALKYGVLRDNGTSERAIFIIDKKGIIRYIDIHNINKRPPLEDLIEALEKVHKGAR